A single window of Gammaproteobacteria bacterium DNA harbors:
- the sdhD gene encoding succinate dehydrogenase, hydrophobic membrane anchor protein, translated as MNRRARGLRAWLWQRLSAVYLLCYALFAMLAFAVSPPDSYAAWRAWMADPLVGLATALFFVALLLHAWVGMRDVIIDYAGVLSLRLALLTLTALGLAGTGLWVLRTLYSLHSP; from the coding sequence GTGAACCGCCGCGCCCGCGGATTGCGCGCCTGGCTCTGGCAGCGCCTGAGCGCGGTGTATCTGTTGTGCTATGCGCTGTTCGCCATGCTGGCCTTCGCCGTGTCGCCGCCGGATTCCTATGCCGCATGGCGCGCCTGGATGGCGGATCCGCTGGTCGGGCTGGCGACTGCGTTGTTTTTCGTCGCCCTGCTGCTGCATGCCTGGGTCGGCATGCGCGATGTCATCATCGATTACGCGGGCGTGCTGTCGCTGCGTCTCGCCCTGCTCACGCTGACCGCGCTCGGCCTCGCCGGCACCGGGCTGTGGGTGCTGCGGACACTCTATTCCCTGCATAGCCCATGA
- the sdhC gene encoding succinate dehydrogenase, cytochrome b556 subunit, translating to MTAPNTKKRPAFLTLTRIHFPVMAVLSLGHRLSGVLLVLSVPLLAYLFDRSLASAEGYAGVSALLRGDGARVVLLLMVWAFAHHLLAGVRFLLIDLDVGVTLRPARASAWAVLIGGVLAMLGAALFLP from the coding sequence GTGACAGCGCCCAATACCAAAAAACGCCCCGCCTTCCTGACGCTGACCCGCATCCACTTCCCGGTGATGGCCGTGCTCTCCCTGGGGCATCGCCTCAGCGGCGTGCTGCTGGTGCTGTCCGTGCCGCTGCTGGCGTACCTGTTCGACCGCTCGCTGGCGAGCGCGGAGGGCTACGCCGGGGTCAGCGCGCTGCTGCGGGGTGACGGTGCGCGCGTCGTCCTGCTGCTGATGGTGTGGGCCTTCGCGCATCATCTGCTGGCCGGGGTCCGGTTTCTGCTCATCGATCTCGATGTCGGCGTCACGCTGCGCCCCGCGCGCGCGAGCGCGTGGGCGGTGCTGATCGGCGGTGTCCTCGCCATGCTCGGCGCGGCGCTGTTCCTGCCGTGA
- a CDS encoding folate-binding protein YgfZ, with amino-acid sequence MNPHWNTFLLKAGARIEGDRVEDFGNPARELQASDSGDVIADLGHRGLIAVRGADAGKFLQGQLTNDIDLVVEGHSQLSGYCSPKGRLLALLRIFRRDDALYLQLPRPLLDGTLARLKKYVLMSKVTLEDAGAALIGIGLTGPHAEAILGDLIATVPAEPDAVGRDGALTVLRLPGRQPRFALYGPPADMERAWTTLAARATPVGATAWDRHDILAGIPDVYPATVEEFIPQTVNLELLGGINFKKGCYTGQEIVARLHYRGSVKRRMYLGHADVEPPAPGTPLHATGDDGQAVGHIVSATPAPAGGCDLLAVVATEYSSGNNLYIKDNPEIKLTLQPPAGLPAFS; translated from the coding sequence ATGAATCCACACTGGAACACATTCCTCCTCAAGGCCGGCGCCCGGATCGAGGGCGATCGAGTCGAGGACTTCGGGAACCCCGCGCGCGAGCTGCAAGCCTCCGACAGCGGCGATGTCATCGCGGACCTGGGCCATCGCGGCCTGATCGCCGTCCGCGGCGCGGACGCCGGCAAGTTCCTCCAGGGTCAACTCACCAATGACATCGACCTCGTCGTCGAGGGACACAGCCAGCTCAGCGGCTATTGCAGCCCGAAGGGGCGCCTGCTCGCCCTGCTGCGCATCTTCCGCCGCGACGACGCCTTATATCTGCAACTGCCCCGCCCGTTGCTGGACGGGACACTGGCGCGCCTGAAGAAGTACGTACTGATGTCCAAGGTCACGCTGGAGGACGCCGGCGCGGCGCTGATCGGCATCGGCCTCACCGGACCGCACGCCGAGGCGATCCTCGGGGACCTGATCGCAACCGTCCCCGCCGAACCCGACGCGGTGGGCCGCGACGGCGCCCTGACCGTGTTGCGCCTGCCGGGCCGGCAGCCGCGCTTCGCCCTGTACGGCCCGCCCGCCGACATGGAACGCGCCTGGACGACACTGGCCGCGCGGGCCACGCCGGTGGGCGCCACGGCCTGGGACCGCCATGACATCCTGGCCGGCATCCCGGACGTCTACCCCGCGACGGTCGAGGAATTCATCCCGCAGACCGTCAACCTGGAACTGCTCGGCGGGATCAATTTCAAGAAAGGCTGTTACACCGGCCAGGAGATCGTCGCCCGCCTGCACTACCGCGGCAGCGTCAAACGCCGGATGTACCTCGGCCATGCCGACGTGGAACCGCCCGCGCCGGGAACCCCGCTGCACGCCACGGGAGACGATGGCCAGGCCGTCGGACACATCGTCTCAGCCACCCCGGCCCCGGCCGGCGGCTGCGACCTGCTGGCCGTGGTCGCGACCGAATATTCCTCCGGTAACAATCTGTATATAAAAGATAATCCTGAAATTAAGCTCACCCTCCAGCCCCCCGCGGGACTGCCGGCCTTCTCCTGA
- a CDS encoding HDOD domain-containing protein — MASQQIETFWHDLVADIRANRVVLPALPEIALRTRRLLEDRNVTTSQIVRVISADAVLTTRLLRVVNSPLYRVNDQIEDIRTAITRLGNTNVRSVVTSLAMEQLYQHKLASPLKKQLLARNWEHSVQVAALCYIISDNFTPLNADEAMLAGLVHDIGKLPILEYAEMLPDIAADEAALNRLLEILHTRVGALVLGSWKFPPELIAAAAEHEDLEREPGTDADYTDVVIVANLLSYIGSDHPYTKLDWSVIPAFERLALTPEESIAVMKDAREQIHEIKQLLAG, encoded by the coding sequence ATGGCATCCCAGCAAATCGAAACCTTCTGGCACGACCTGGTCGCGGACATCCGCGCCAACCGGGTGGTCCTGCCGGCCCTGCCGGAGATCGCGCTCAGGACGCGCCGGCTGCTGGAGGACCGCAACGTCACCACCAGCCAGATCGTGCGCGTGATCAGCGCCGATGCGGTGCTGACCACCCGCCTGCTCCGTGTTGTAAACAGCCCGCTGTATCGCGTCAACGACCAGATCGAGGACATCCGCACCGCGATCACCCGACTCGGCAACACGAACGTGCGCAGCGTGGTCACCAGCCTCGCGATGGAACAGCTCTACCAGCACAAGCTTGCCTCGCCGCTCAAGAAGCAGCTGCTCGCGCGCAACTGGGAACACAGCGTGCAGGTCGCGGCGTTGTGCTACATCATCTCGGACAACTTCACGCCGCTGAACGCCGACGAGGCCATGCTGGCCGGGCTGGTGCACGACATCGGCAAACTGCCGATCCTGGAATACGCCGAGATGCTGCCGGACATCGCGGCGGACGAAGCCGCGCTGAACCGCCTGCTCGAGATCCTGCACACGCGGGTCGGGGCGCTGGTGCTGGGGAGCTGGAAGTTCCCGCCGGAGCTGATCGCCGCCGCGGCGGAACACGAGGACCTCGAGCGCGAACCGGGCACCGACGCCGACTACACCGACGTCGTCATCGTCGCCAACCTGCTCAGCTACATCGGCAGCGACCACCCCTACACCAAGCTGGACTGGTCCGTGATCCCCGCCTTCGAGCGCCTGGCGCTGACGCCGGAGGAAAGCATCGCCGTCATGAAGGACGCGCGCGAGCAGATCCACGAGATCAAGCAACTGCTGGCGGGATAG
- a CDS encoding 2OG-Fe(II) oxygenase: MLPVHPYWWFKSAISPADCQRIMARGLEVLEQLKQSGGDATGVTLGATHKGAENAGASALADRTLEDAAQEIGTSQQEATKGKYIRDSEVCFLNDAWIYDLVFPLIAEANQRAGWNYEVDFAEPFQFAAYRPGGFYGWHTDGFTCHFGAYQKFEPGVTPLVNGKPPPNCIDNPKMLGKVRKLSMTLNLNEPGAYEGGNLKFDFGPHVRHRERYHECEEIRPQGSMIVFPSYVYHQVTPVTAGIRYSLVLWVLGKPFR; this comes from the coding sequence ATGCTGCCGGTCCATCCCTATTGGTGGTTCAAGAGTGCGATCTCTCCGGCGGACTGCCAGCGGATCATGGCGCGCGGCTTGGAGGTGCTGGAACAATTAAAGCAAAGCGGGGGCGACGCAACTGGCGTCACCCTGGGTGCTACGCACAAGGGCGCGGAAAATGCCGGCGCCAGCGCGCTGGCGGATCGGACGCTGGAGGATGCGGCGCAGGAGATCGGCACTTCCCAGCAGGAGGCCACGAAAGGGAAGTACATCCGCGACAGCGAGGTCTGTTTCCTCAACGACGCCTGGATCTACGACCTGGTGTTTCCGCTGATCGCCGAGGCCAATCAGCGCGCCGGCTGGAACTACGAGGTCGACTTCGCCGAACCGTTCCAGTTCGCGGCCTATCGGCCGGGCGGTTTCTACGGCTGGCACACCGACGGCTTCACCTGCCATTTCGGCGCCTATCAGAAGTTCGAGCCCGGCGTCACCCCGCTGGTGAACGGCAAGCCGCCGCCGAACTGCATCGACAATCCGAAGATGCTGGGTAAGGTCAGGAAGCTGAGCATGACGCTGAACCTGAACGAGCCCGGCGCCTATGAAGGCGGGAACCTCAAATTCGATTTCGGCCCGCATGTGCGCCACCGGGAACGTTACCACGAGTGCGAGGAGATCCGGCCGCAGGGCTCGATGATCGTGTTTCCGTCCTACGTCTACCACCAGGTCACGCCGGTGACCGCCGGGATCCGCTATTCCCTGGTGTTGTGGGTGCTGGGCAAGCCCTTTCGCTGA
- the lysS gene encoding lysine--tRNA ligase: MQSDDVTPQDEQEQVAQRREKLAALRARGNPFPTDFRRNVVAGELHAEYGAAEAEALERDARRVSVAGRMMTRRLMGKASFAHLQDMSGQIQLYIQRDAISPEAYDEFKRWDIGDILGAEGVLFKTKTGELSVKVEAIRLLTKALRPLPDKYHGIADQELRYRQRYLDLIMSDVTRRTFRVRTAIIDHIRRFLIDRAFIEVETPMMQVLPGGAAARPFKTHHNALDIPLYLRIAPELYLKRLVVGGFERVFEINRNFRNEGLSTRHNPEFTMLEFYQAYADYHDLMDLTEEMLRGLSQHVHGATTFTYQGAEFDFGRPFRRLTLPEAIRHYNPEIPASDLADATKLRALLRARGFAVKDDYGLGKLQLELFEQTVESKLHEPTFITSYPTEVSPLARRNDADPDVTDRFELFIGGREIANGFTELNDAEDQAERFRQQLAAREAGDEEAMLFDADYIRALEHGMPPTAGEGIGIDRLVMLFTDSASIRDVLLFPHMKPE, encoded by the coding sequence ATGCAATCCGACGACGTGACGCCGCAGGACGAACAGGAACAGGTCGCGCAACGGCGCGAGAAGCTCGCCGCCCTGCGTGCGCGCGGCAACCCGTTCCCGACCGATTTCCGCCGCAACGTCGTCGCCGGCGAGCTGCACGCCGAGTACGGCGCGGCCGAGGCCGAGGCGCTCGAGCGCGACGCGCGGCGCGTCAGCGTGGCCGGCCGCATGATGACGCGCCGGCTGATGGGCAAGGCCAGCTTCGCCCACCTGCAGGACATGTCGGGGCAGATCCAGCTCTACATCCAGCGCGACGCGATCTCGCCCGAGGCCTACGACGAGTTCAAGCGCTGGGACATCGGCGACATCCTCGGCGCCGAGGGCGTGCTGTTCAAGACCAAGACCGGTGAGCTGTCGGTGAAGGTCGAGGCGATCCGCCTGCTGACCAAGGCGCTGCGCCCGCTGCCGGACAAGTACCACGGCATCGCCGACCAGGAGCTGCGCTACCGCCAGCGCTATCTCGACCTGATCATGAGCGACGTGACGCGGCGCACCTTCCGCGTGCGCACCGCCATCATCGATCATATCCGCCGCTTCCTGATCGACCGCGCCTTCATCGAGGTGGAGACGCCGATGATGCAGGTGCTGCCGGGCGGCGCGGCGGCGCGCCCGTTCAAGACGCATCACAACGCGCTCGACATCCCGCTCTACCTGCGCATCGCGCCCGAGCTGTACCTGAAGCGCCTGGTGGTCGGCGGCTTCGAGCGCGTGTTCGAGATCAACCGCAACTTCCGCAACGAGGGCCTGTCGACGCGCCACAACCCCGAGTTCACGATGCTCGAGTTCTACCAGGCCTACGCCGACTATCACGACCTGATGGACCTGACCGAGGAGATGCTGCGCGGACTCAGCCAGCACGTGCACGGCGCGACGACGTTCACCTACCAGGGCGCGGAGTTCGACTTCGGCCGCCCGTTCCGCCGCCTGACGCTGCCGGAGGCGATCCGGCACTACAACCCGGAGATCCCGGCGTCCGACCTCGCGGATGCCACGAAACTGCGCGCCCTGCTGCGCGCGCGCGGCTTCGCGGTGAAGGACGACTACGGCCTCGGCAAGCTGCAGCTGGAACTGTTCGAGCAGACGGTGGAGTCGAAACTGCACGAGCCGACCTTCATCACCTCGTATCCGACCGAGGTGTCGCCGCTGGCGCGCCGCAACGACGCCGACCCGGACGTGACCGACCGCTTCGAGTTGTTCATCGGCGGCCGCGAGATCGCCAACGGCTTCACCGAGCTGAACGACGCCGAGGACCAGGCGGAGCGTTTCCGCCAGCAGCTCGCGGCCCGCGAGGCCGGCGACGAGGAGGCGATGCTGTTCGACGCCGACTACATCCGCGCCCTGGAGCACGGCATGCCGCCCACCGCCGGCGAGGGCATCGGCATCGACAGGCTGGTGATGCTGTTCACCGATTCCGCGTCGATCCGCGACGTGCTACTGTTTCCGCATATGAAGCCGGAGTAA
- the prfB gene encoding peptide chain release factor 2, with the protein MPCFIQRRTPCSNSISYSRASRTCRVASPTWGGIFDLASKQERLIEVGRELEDPAVWGNPQRAQELGRERVRLQETVNGCAEVEDSLNEARELLELADEEGDATTANAVIADLDETERKLAAMEFRRMFAGEMDPSNAFLDIQAGSGGTEAQDWAEMLLRMYLRWGEAHGFKTELIEVSPGEVAGIKSATIKLDGEYAYGWLRTETGVHRLVRKSPFDSGNRRHTSFAAVYVSPEVDDDIEIDINPADLKVDTYRASGAGGQHVNRTESAIRITHIPSGIVVACQSDRSQHKNRSTAMKQLQAKLYERELNARNAAAQALEDSKSDIGWGNQIRSYVLDQSRIKDLRTGIETGNTQAVLDGALDQFIEASLKQGL; encoded by the coding sequence ATGCCGTGTTTTATCCAACGGCGGACACCATGCTCGAACTCAATCTCGTATTCACGCGCATCAAGGACATGCAGGGTCGCCTCGCCGACCTGGGGAGGTATCTTTGACCTCGCCAGCAAGCAGGAGCGACTGATTGAGGTCGGGCGCGAGCTGGAGGATCCGGCCGTGTGGGGCAACCCGCAGCGCGCCCAGGAGCTGGGTCGCGAGCGGGTGCGCCTGCAGGAGACGGTCAACGGCTGCGCCGAGGTCGAGGACAGCCTGAACGAGGCGCGCGAACTGCTCGAGCTCGCCGACGAGGAGGGCGACGCGACCACCGCCAACGCGGTGATCGCGGACCTCGACGAGACCGAGCGCAAGCTGGCCGCGATGGAGTTCCGCCGCATGTTCGCCGGCGAGATGGACCCCAGCAACGCCTTCCTCGACATCCAGGCCGGCTCCGGCGGCACCGAGGCGCAGGACTGGGCCGAGATGCTGCTGCGCATGTATCTGCGCTGGGGCGAGGCGCACGGCTTCAAGACCGAACTGATCGAGGTGTCGCCGGGCGAGGTGGCGGGGATCAAGAGCGCCACCATCAAGCTCGACGGCGAGTACGCCTACGGCTGGCTGCGCACCGAGACCGGCGTGCACCGCCTGGTGCGCAAGTCCCCCTTCGATTCCGGCAACCGCCGCCACACCTCCTTCGCCGCGGTGTACGTCTCGCCGGAGGTGGACGACGATATCGAGATCGACATCAACCCGGCCGACCTCAAGGTCGACACCTATCGCGCCAGCGGCGCCGGCGGCCAGCACGTCAACCGCACCGAATCGGCGATCCGCATAACACATATCCCCTCCGGCATCGTCGTGGCGTGCCAGAGCGACCGCTCGCAGCATAAAAACCGCTCCACCGCGATGAAGCAGCTGCAGGCCAAGCTGTACGAGCGCGAGCTCAACGCGCGCAACGCGGCGGCGCAGGCGCTGGAGGACAGCAAGAGCGACATCGGCTGGGGCAACCAGATCCGGTCCTACGTGCTCGACCAGTCGCGCATCAAGGATCTGCGCACCGGCATCGAGACCGGCAACACGCAGGCGGTGCTCGACGGCGCGCTGGATCAGTTCATCGAGGCGAGCCTGAAGCAGGGCTTATAG
- the recJ gene encoding single-stranded-DNA-specific exonuclease RecJ — MTSFLIERRQPAAAIAGDGLPADLHPVLKRVYAGRRVATAQELERSLESLLPVEMLSGCDAAAVLLHDVLAADGRILIVGDFDADGATSCALGVRALRMMGAREVGYLVPNRFEYGYGLTPEIVDLAQRQNPARPPELIITVDNGISSLEGVAAARARGIRVLITDHHLPGRELPAADVIVNPNQPGDTFPSKSLAGVGVIFYVMLALRRRLRDAGWFAARGSEEPRLAELLDLVALGTVADVAVLDRNNRILVAQGLARIRRGKGCAGIRALVRVAKRELERLTATDLGFALGPRLNAAGRLEDMSLGIECLLCDDEADAFAMAERLDGLNQERRRIEDEMKTQAQSCLDELPGEVGPASGGVSLCLYHADWHQGVIGILASRLKEQLHRPVIAFAPAGEDEIKGSARSIPGLHIRDALDAVATRHPGLIVKFGGHAMAAGLTLRPADFPAFQAAFEEEVRRHLDPAELRGVIYSDGELAADEISLDVAELLRDAGPWGQGFPEPVFDGRFEVAERRCVGARHVKMVLRLPGTRRHVDAIAFNTRVDQCPAVSGEIRIAYRLDVNEYRGQRSPQLIIEHIVD; from the coding sequence ATGACGAGCTTTCTGATCGAACGCCGGCAGCCCGCCGCCGCGATCGCGGGGGACGGCCTGCCGGCGGATCTCCATCCCGTGCTGAAGCGTGTCTACGCCGGTCGCCGGGTCGCCACCGCGCAGGAACTGGAGCGCTCGCTCGAATCCCTGCTGCCGGTGGAAATGCTGTCCGGCTGCGACGCCGCGGCGGTGCTGCTGCACGATGTGCTGGCGGCCGATGGCCGCATCCTGATCGTCGGCGATTTCGACGCCGACGGCGCGACCAGCTGCGCGCTCGGCGTGCGCGCCCTGCGCATGATGGGCGCGCGCGAGGTCGGCTACCTGGTGCCGAACCGCTTCGAATACGGCTACGGCCTCACGCCCGAGATCGTCGACCTGGCGCAGCGCCAGAATCCCGCCCGGCCTCCCGAGCTGATCATCACGGTGGACAACGGCATCTCCAGCCTCGAGGGTGTCGCGGCGGCCCGGGCGCGCGGCATCCGGGTGCTGATCACGGACCATCACCTGCCGGGGCGGGAGCTGCCCGCGGCGGACGTGATCGTGAATCCGAACCAGCCCGGCGACACCTTCCCCAGCAAGAGCCTGGCCGGCGTCGGGGTGATCTTCTACGTCATGTTGGCCCTGCGCCGGCGCCTGCGCGACGCGGGCTGGTTCGCCGCCCGCGGCAGCGAGGAGCCGCGTCTCGCCGAGCTGCTCGACCTGGTGGCGCTGGGCACGGTGGCGGACGTCGCCGTCCTCGACCGGAACAACCGCATCCTGGTGGCGCAGGGGCTGGCGCGCATCCGCCGCGGCAAGGGCTGCGCCGGGATTCGCGCCCTGGTCCGGGTCGCCAAGCGCGAACTGGAGCGGCTGACCGCGACCGATCTCGGCTTCGCCCTCGGTCCGCGCCTGAATGCCGCCGGCCGGCTGGAGGACATGTCGCTCGGCATCGAATGCCTGCTGTGCGACGACGAGGCCGACGCCTTCGCGATGGCGGAACGGCTCGACGGGCTGAATCAGGAGCGGCGGCGCATCGAGGACGAAATGAAGACGCAGGCCCAGTCCTGCCTGGATGAGCTGCCCGGGGAGGTCGGCCCGGCCTCCGGCGGCGTGAGCCTGTGCCTGTATCACGCGGACTGGCATCAGGGGGTGATCGGGATCCTGGCCTCGCGCCTGAAGGAGCAGCTGCACCGTCCGGTCATCGCCTTCGCGCCGGCGGGGGAGGACGAGATCAAGGGGTCGGCGCGCTCGATCCCGGGCCTGCATATCCGTGATGCGCTCGACGCGGTGGCGACGCGCCACCCCGGCCTGATCGTCAAGTTCGGCGGCCATGCGATGGCGGCCGGCCTGACCCTGCGGCCGGCGGATTTTCCGGCCTTCCAGGCGGCCTTCGAGGAAGAGGTGCGCCGCCACCTCGATCCGGCCGAGCTGCGCGGCGTGATCTACAGCGACGGGGAGCTCGCCGCGGACGAGATCTCGCTCGACGTCGCGGAGCTGCTGCGCGACGCCGGGCCGTGGGGCCAGGGTTTCCCCGAGCCGGTCTTCGACGGCCGCTTCGAGGTGGCGGAGCGGCGCTGCGTCGGGGCGCGTCACGTCAAGATGGTGCTGCGCCTGCCCGGCACGCGGCGCCACGTCGACGCCATCGCCTTCAATACCCGCGTGGACCAGTGCCCGGCCGTGAGCGGGGAGATCCGCATCGCCTACCGGCTGGACGTCAACGAGTACCGGGGGCAGCGCAGCCCGCAGCTGATCATCGAACACATCGTGGACTGA
- a CDS encoding phosphoglycerate mutase, whose amino-acid sequence MAVNPELVLLIPGLFGPRGADEATLAAADMPARVLGRLLSRAEARAAAGDDLAAALFTAFGMDTQHADGLPEAPLRLCSDGGDPGGDYCLSADPVHLRVGQDRVVLTGAGTVSRAEAEALCGEIAAHFVETGIRLEAPAPERWYLRLPQPPAVAFTPLEAVLGQDIRPHLPTGADARTWRRLLNEVQMLLHASEVNRARLARGEVEINSVWFWGGGRLPPPGDCRFTQVWGDHPLARGLALTAGLAPHPLPADAAAWGAVAAGGRHLIVLDRLAVAARLGAVEEWQEAMRALQEHWLGPLWARLRAGRLAALTIGGAGALDYHIRPGQARRWWRRARPFAAHARESRQGPEE is encoded by the coding sequence GTGGCCGTCAATCCCGAGCTGGTGCTGCTGATCCCCGGTCTGTTCGGTCCGCGCGGCGCGGATGAGGCCACGCTGGCGGCGGCGGACATGCCGGCGCGCGTGCTGGGGCGGCTGCTCTCCCGCGCCGAGGCGCGGGCGGCCGCGGGTGACGACCTGGCGGCCGCCCTGTTCACGGCGTTCGGCATGGACACGCAGCATGCGGACGGTTTACCGGAGGCGCCGTTGCGGTTGTGCTCGGACGGCGGCGACCCCGGCGGCGACTATTGTCTGAGCGCCGATCCCGTGCATCTGCGCGTCGGCCAGGACCGGGTCGTGCTGACCGGGGCCGGGACGGTGAGCCGGGCGGAGGCGGAGGCCCTGTGCGGCGAGATCGCCGCCCATTTCGTCGAGACCGGGATCCGGCTCGAGGCGCCGGCGCCGGAGCGCTGGTATCTCCGCCTGCCGCAGCCTCCCGCCGTGGCCTTTACGCCGCTGGAGGCGGTGCTGGGACAGGATATCCGGCCGCATCTGCCGACGGGCGCGGACGCGCGCACCTGGCGCCGCCTGCTCAACGAGGTCCAGATGCTGCTGCACGCGAGCGAGGTCAATCGGGCCCGCCTGGCGCGCGGGGAGGTCGAGATCAACAGCGTCTGGTTCTGGGGCGGCGGGCGCCTGCCGCCGCCGGGTGACTGCCGGTTCACGCAGGTCTGGGGCGATCACCCCCTCGCGCGCGGGCTCGCGCTGACCGCCGGTCTTGCGCCGCATCCGCTGCCGGCGGACGCCGCGGCCTGGGGCGCCGTCGCCGCGGGCGGCCGCCACCTCATCGTGCTCGATCGCCTCGCCGTTGCGGCGCGGCTCGGCGCGGTGGAGGAATGGCAGGAGGCGATGCGGGCCCTGCAGGAACACTGGCTCGGTCCGCTGTGGGCGCGGCTGCGCGCCGGCCGGCTCGCGGCGCTGACCATAGGCGGGGCCGGCGCGCTCGATTATCATATCCGCCCGGGACAGGCGCGCCGCTGGTGGCGGCGCGCGCGGCCGTTCGCCGCCCATGCCCGGGAATCGCGACAGGGTCCGGAAGAATAA
- a CDS encoding prepilin-type N-terminal cleavage/methylation domain-containing protein, translating to MRHGKGYGHHKDGFTLIELLAVMAILSILVTIALPTYHDLVRKSRRADATTELFRIQLEQERYRAIHQYYAEGLTTLGWPADEVDSPGGHYRLALVSVEDPLTEFLARAVPRSDSDQIHDACGTLTIDQDGPGLDDPEQADCWPR from the coding sequence ATGCGACATGGGAAGGGTTACGGACACCATAAGGACGGTTTCACCTTGATCGAACTGCTGGCCGTGATGGCCATCCTGAGCATCCTGGTCACCATCGCATTGCCCACGTATCACGATCTGGTGCGCAAGAGCCGGCGCGCGGACGCGACGACGGAACTGTTCCGGATACAGCTCGAGCAGGAACGCTATCGCGCCATACATCAGTATTACGCCGAAGGACTTACGACGTTGGGATGGCCCGCCGATGAGGTCGACTCACCGGGCGGTCATTACCGCCTCGCGCTGGTCTCCGTGGAGGATCCGTTGACCGAGTTCCTGGCGCGCGCCGTGCCCCGTTCCGATTCCGACCAGATTCACGATGCCTGCGGGACCCTGACGATCGATCAGGACGGTCCCGGTCTCGACGATCCGGAACAGGCGGACTGCTGGCCGCGCTGA
- a CDS encoding GspH/FimT family pseudopilin, whose translation MRCTLSQGLTLIELVLTLGVLSVLAVSATPSLLDLLDRHRLRGAAENLRSDLMLARAEALRLNTAVSVAFWIDIEGGGWCYGLSDTGPCDCATDGDCRLDGAPAHGAAAERFPRVGLATSFPHGMTSFQPARGTANAGTVTLNVGVSEVDVVLSALGRVRLCSDSLGGYPPC comes from the coding sequence ATGCGATGCACTCTATCACAGGGCCTCACCCTCATCGAGCTGGTGTTGACGCTCGGCGTACTCTCCGTGCTGGCGGTATCCGCCACACCCTCGTTGCTCGATCTGCTCGACCGCCACCGGCTGCGCGGGGCCGCGGAAAATCTCCGCAGCGACCTGATGCTCGCGCGCGCCGAGGCGCTGCGACTGAATACGGCGGTCAGCGTCGCGTTCTGGATCGACATCGAGGGCGGGGGCTGGTGTTACGGCCTGAGCGATACCGGTCCGTGCGACTGTGCGACGGACGGTGACTGTCGCCTCGATGGCGCGCCCGCGCACGGCGCCGCGGCGGAACGCTTTCCCCGCGTCGGTCTCGCGACCAGCTTCCCGCATGGCATGACGAGTTTTCAGCCCGCGCGCGGCACGGCCAATGCGGGCACGGTGACGCTGAACGTCGGGGTCTCGGAGGTGGACGTCGTGCTGAGCGCGCTGGGCCGGGTCAGGCTGTGCTCCGACAGCCTGGGGGGCTATCCGCCGTGCTGA
- a CDS encoding prepilin-type N-terminal cleavage/methylation domain-containing protein produces MLNGAVPRGFSLVELMVAITLGLFVLAGVSSLYAEVVRSNAAVLRTAHLQQTLWSLMTLITDDVRRAGYWSRAELALDGSAVNRYAPIHVLDGDCLLYSYDEQRDDADGAPDPEDHQGFRLNGAGLQLKTTDETCAGTTCTDCGSGTWWLMNDAQGIRVTALSFTLTEHARPFDGTGREIVAREVGIRLEGEIASDPSVHQSLTGRVSVRNHEIR; encoded by the coding sequence GTGCTGAACGGCGCCGTCCCGCGCGGCTTCAGCCTGGTCGAGCTGATGGTGGCGATCACCCTCGGCCTGTTCGTGCTCGCCGGCGTTTCCTCGCTCTACGCCGAGGTGGTCCGGTCCAACGCGGCGGTACTCAGGACCGCGCACCTGCAGCAGACCCTGTGGTCGCTGATGACGCTGATCACGGACGATGTCCGGCGCGCCGGCTACTGGAGTCGCGCCGAACTCGCCCTCGACGGGTCCGCCGTCAACCGCTACGCGCCGATCCATGTCCTCGACGGCGACTGCCTGCTGTACAGCTACGACGAACAGCGCGACGATGCGGACGGCGCGCCGGATCCCGAAGACCATCAGGGTTTCCGCCTGAACGGCGCCGGACTTCAGCTCAAGACCACCGACGAGACCTGCGCCGGCACGACCTGCACGGACTGCGGGAGCGGTACCTGGTGGCTGATGAACGACGCGCAGGGCATCCGCGTCACCGCCCTGTCCTTCACCCTCACCGAGCACGCCCGCCCCTTCGATGGCACCGGACGCGAGATCGTCGCGCGCGAGGTCGGCATCCGCCTCGAGGGCGAGATCGCCAGCGATCCTTCCGTGCATCAGAGCCTGACCGGCCGCGTCAGCGTGCGCAATCATGAGATCCGCTGA